Proteins encoded within one genomic window of Paenarthrobacter sp. JL.01a:
- a CDS encoding WD40 repeat domain-containing protein, with amino-acid sequence MSFSLNRRQLLQTGGVAGLATAFASMSSGTANAARPLNASGPQITDLGPAVVQFSLMSSLLVGDTVYIGSRNLNPVRIIGYHLPTGRVTSRTDLGSGYSIQALAADPGGRYLYAGVLRDGIDGKPNIYRWDLSTPSSPAVGVGETGDRDIRALAVAPDGKVYAAGGGVTTTAPSLWEYDPATNATTSWGIPDPGATIAQAVAATAGYVYFGTGSTLGGGNGSGPGRLFAFDRTTKAFTNILPAEVAAGVSVTSLSVLDGQLGVGVKGPGKSVLINLADHSKYTIIAKTGVMFRQLGNQVFFVKEPGVWAYNMTTKKITQILTEDVGAMWGLDVYLGKALTVSSYDVIEIDPVARTAVKHDLTEAGAPGGPQLCMGLAAGAGDVYVGGTGVIARHQLASDSVSYLRATGEAKDSVVVGGVLFTGQYNSRGILAYDPTTGQLPYQVAALPTGQNRPLDVCWDAVNGLVIAGAQNDTGGGGCFAAYNPATTQVITKVNPIDDLQMVRAVATRNGVAYLGGDNIYANGPRSTVVAWDPVANQELWRIDPGQTAGIAAMAVQGKYLYGMSRRAAGLFVVDLETRQVVHRGDLSSVCTDFGALQVSRGIVYGVSDTTVFRIDPMTFAVTVVVAGINGGWYSGPHITADEDGLLYTLQGPNLVRIDDQQAMQTLRRAR; translated from the coding sequence ATGTCCTTTTCCCTGAATCGTCGTCAGTTGCTGCAGACCGGCGGAGTCGCCGGATTGGCCACCGCCTTCGCTTCAATGTCTTCCGGAACGGCCAACGCCGCCCGGCCTTTGAACGCCTCAGGTCCGCAGATCACTGACCTCGGACCCGCCGTCGTGCAGTTCTCGCTGATGAGTTCGCTCCTGGTGGGCGATACCGTGTACATCGGTTCGCGGAACCTGAATCCCGTCCGGATCATCGGCTACCACCTGCCCACTGGGCGGGTGACATCCCGGACGGATCTGGGCTCGGGTTACAGCATCCAGGCCCTTGCCGCCGATCCGGGCGGCCGGTACCTCTACGCCGGCGTGCTGCGGGACGGCATCGACGGCAAGCCGAACATTTACCGTTGGGACTTGAGCACGCCCTCCTCTCCAGCGGTGGGCGTAGGTGAAACGGGCGATCGCGATATCCGCGCCCTTGCAGTAGCGCCCGACGGCAAGGTGTACGCGGCCGGTGGCGGTGTCACGACGACTGCCCCGTCCTTGTGGGAATACGATCCCGCCACGAACGCCACCACCAGTTGGGGGATCCCCGACCCGGGCGCCACCATCGCCCAGGCCGTTGCCGCCACGGCGGGCTACGTGTACTTCGGCACCGGAAGCACGCTCGGCGGAGGCAACGGATCCGGTCCTGGGCGCTTGTTCGCCTTTGACCGGACCACGAAGGCGTTCACCAACATCCTCCCAGCGGAGGTCGCAGCCGGGGTTTCGGTCACCTCGCTCAGTGTGCTCGATGGACAGCTCGGCGTTGGCGTGAAGGGGCCGGGGAAGTCCGTGCTGATCAACCTCGCGGACCACTCGAAGTACACGATCATCGCCAAGACCGGAGTCATGTTCCGGCAGCTGGGAAATCAGGTCTTCTTCGTCAAGGAACCGGGCGTGTGGGCCTACAACATGACCACCAAAAAGATCACGCAGATCCTTACCGAGGATGTTGGTGCAATGTGGGGCCTGGATGTCTATCTCGGCAAGGCGCTGACGGTTTCCTCCTACGACGTGATCGAGATCGACCCCGTGGCCAGGACCGCGGTGAAGCACGATCTCACCGAGGCCGGAGCGCCGGGTGGGCCGCAGCTTTGCATGGGCCTGGCCGCAGGTGCCGGGGATGTCTACGTAGGCGGGACCGGCGTGATCGCACGGCACCAACTGGCTTCGGATAGCGTCTCCTATCTTCGTGCCACCGGTGAAGCGAAGGATTCCGTGGTCGTGGGTGGTGTGCTGTTCACAGGACAGTACAACTCCCGCGGAATCCTCGCCTACGATCCCACCACCGGCCAACTCCCCTACCAGGTTGCTGCGCTTCCAACCGGGCAGAACAGGCCATTGGATGTTTGCTGGGACGCCGTCAACGGCCTGGTGATCGCCGGCGCCCAGAACGACACCGGCGGCGGTGGTTGTTTCGCGGCCTACAACCCCGCGACTACGCAGGTCATCACCAAAGTGAACCCGATCGACGACCTCCAAATGGTCCGTGCGGTGGCCACCCGGAACGGCGTGGCATACCTTGGCGGCGACAACATCTACGCCAACGGCCCACGCAGCACCGTGGTGGCTTGGGATCCAGTGGCCAATCAGGAATTGTGGCGTATCGATCCTGGCCAGACCGCGGGCATCGCCGCCATGGCCGTCCAGGGAAAGTACCTCTACGGCATGTCGCGTCGTGCGGCGGGCCTGTTCGTCGTCGACCTTGAGACCCGGCAAGTGGTCCACCGTGGCGACCTCAGCAGCGTGTGCACCGACTTCGGCGCCCTGCAGGTCAGCCGCGGCATTGTGTACGGAGTCTCGGACACCACCGTTTTCCGCATCGACCCCATGACGTTCGCTGTGACCGTGGTGGTGGCCGGCATCAATGGCGGCTGGTACAGCGGCCCACACATCACCGCGGATGAGGACGGCCTCCTGTACACGCTGCAAGGACCCAACCTCGTCCGGATCGATGACCAGCAGGCCATGCAGACGCTGCGTCGAGCTCGATAA
- a CDS encoding NAD(P)(+) transhydrogenase (Re/Si-specific) subunit beta, translated as MNPTWTALLYLGAAVCFILALKGLSSPKTARRGNLIGAFGALVAVLTVFLSVKLDNIPWILGAIVVGSGIAAPVARRVQMTQMPQLVALFNGVGGGAAALVALLELPHTEDPWVRLAIVFTLLVGAVSFAGSAVTFGKLQGIMTTRPVTFPGLPVLMAVVLLAAVAAGVVVIASGAPGWAWVLLLLGLVAGVLLVLPVGGADVPIVISLLNAFTGLAVAASGLVLGNVLLVVAGTLVGASGTILTRAMAAAMGRSVAGILFGAFKGGSTAGSTAVSERPVRSSSAEDVAVLLGYAQRVIIVPGYGLAVAQGQHTAAELALALESRGTEVDFAIHPVAGRMPGHMNVLLAEANVPYESLKEMGDINSEFKTADVALVVGANDVVNPAAKTTSGSPIYGMPILEVADARQVVFLKRSMRPGFAGIENDLLYEPQTTLLFGDAKDSLTKVLGAVKAL; from the coding sequence ATGAACCCGACGTGGACCGCCCTCCTGTACCTCGGGGCGGCGGTGTGTTTCATCCTCGCGCTGAAGGGGCTCAGCTCGCCGAAGACCGCACGCCGCGGCAACCTGATTGGCGCGTTCGGGGCGCTGGTGGCTGTACTGACAGTCTTCCTGTCCGTGAAGCTGGACAACATTCCGTGGATCCTCGGGGCGATCGTGGTGGGCTCCGGGATCGCAGCACCGGTGGCACGACGTGTGCAAATGACCCAGATGCCGCAGCTTGTTGCCTTGTTCAACGGCGTCGGCGGCGGTGCGGCCGCATTGGTTGCCCTGCTTGAGCTGCCCCACACGGAGGACCCGTGGGTGCGCCTGGCCATTGTGTTCACGTTGCTGGTTGGCGCGGTGTCGTTCGCCGGCTCGGCTGTCACTTTTGGCAAGCTGCAGGGGATCATGACCACGCGGCCTGTCACCTTTCCGGGGCTTCCGGTGCTGATGGCTGTGGTGTTACTGGCGGCTGTTGCTGCTGGTGTGGTGGTTATTGCCAGCGGGGCGCCAGGCTGGGCTTGGGTGTTGCTGCTGCTGGGACTCGTGGCTGGTGTCCTTCTGGTCCTTCCGGTGGGCGGCGCCGACGTGCCGATCGTGATTTCGCTGCTCAACGCTTTTACCGGCTTGGCCGTGGCCGCTTCGGGCCTGGTGCTGGGGAACGTGCTGTTGGTGGTCGCCGGAACGTTGGTGGGCGCCTCGGGCACCATCCTCACCCGGGCCATGGCTGCGGCCATGGGCCGCAGCGTTGCCGGCATCCTGTTTGGCGCCTTCAAGGGAGGTTCGACGGCAGGATCCACCGCAGTGAGCGAGCGTCCAGTGCGCTCGTCGAGCGCAGAGGACGTGGCAGTGCTCCTTGGCTATGCACAACGGGTGATCATCGTGCCCGGCTACGGACTGGCCGTGGCGCAGGGGCAGCACACGGCAGCAGAGCTTGCGTTGGCGTTGGAATCCCGCGGAACTGAAGTGGATTTCGCCATCCATCCCGTGGCCGGACGCATGCCGGGGCATATGAACGTGCTGCTGGCGGAGGCGAACGTGCCATACGAGTCGCTGAAGGAGATGGGCGACATCAACTCCGAATTCAAGACCGCCGACGTCGCCCTGGTGGTGGGCGCCAACGATGTGGTGAATCCCGCGGCCAAGACCACTTCGGGCTCGCCCATCTACGGGATGCCCATCCTGGAGGTCGCCGATGCCCGGCAAGTGGTGTTCCTCAAGCGTTCCATGCGCCCCGGCTTCGCCGGCATTGAGAACGATCTCCTGTACGAACCCCAAACGACGTTGTTGTTCGGCGATGCCAAGGACTCCCTGACCAAGGTGCTTGGCGCGGTGAAGGCGCTGTGA
- a CDS encoding CPBP family intramembrane glutamic endopeptidase, which yields MGYLGTSRWKLFWEKGGWWRAALLAVAYVILYNLCSLAFGPLLGEISDPEGAGFILVVYALPILVGCILLVLFGWSVGWLRELFARQPIGGRGWMWIAVVAVLAFNFLRFATIDYTAIGFDVIATWLLAGLFIGFAEETLTRGFVIRLLRRARYREIVVAVISAAVFAGLHATNLLSGQSLFVTAFQLLYTFAFGICMYLAYRLTGRLIVPILLHASTDPSIFLQTAHAVDGPLTAIAGLGNIVVIVVGLVSLFFIRGRVDAPEVETVLQPQR from the coding sequence ATGGGGTACCTAGGCACGTCTCGGTGGAAGCTTTTTTGGGAAAAGGGTGGATGGTGGCGGGCTGCGCTGCTGGCAGTCGCGTACGTCATCCTCTACAACCTGTGTTCCTTGGCCTTCGGGCCGCTGCTCGGTGAAATCTCCGATCCCGAAGGCGCCGGGTTCATTCTTGTTGTGTACGCACTGCCAATCCTGGTGGGCTGCATCCTGCTGGTTCTTTTCGGATGGTCCGTGGGCTGGCTTCGAGAGCTCTTTGCGCGCCAGCCGATCGGTGGCCGCGGGTGGATGTGGATCGCCGTCGTCGCAGTCTTGGCGTTCAACTTCCTCCGCTTCGCCACGATTGACTACACCGCCATTGGCTTCGATGTCATCGCCACATGGCTGCTTGCGGGCCTGTTTATAGGCTTCGCTGAAGAGACGCTGACCCGTGGATTCGTCATCAGGCTCCTTCGCAGGGCACGGTACCGGGAAATCGTGGTGGCCGTCATCTCCGCGGCAGTGTTCGCGGGATTGCACGCCACCAACCTGCTCTCCGGGCAGTCTTTGTTCGTCACAGCCTTCCAGTTGCTGTACACGTTCGCCTTCGGCATCTGCATGTATCTGGCTTACAGGCTGACTGGCCGCTTGATTGTGCCCATCCTGCTGCACGCCAGCACCGATCCCAGCATTTTCCTGCAGACCGCACACGCCGTGGACGGCCCGCTCACCGCGATTGCCGGGCTGGGGAACATCGTGGTGATCGTCGTGGGTCTGGTGTCGTTGTTCTTCATCCGTGGACGTGTGGACGCGCCGGAGGTGGAGACGGTGCTACAGCCTCAGCGCTAG
- a CDS encoding amidohydrolase family protein: MMSQLPDLVIANGTVVNSFGRQAAHVVVDAGKVTALIDAAEPVPAASRTIDAAGMLVIPGGVDGHCHVAQVTGRFRTLDDYNISSTAALWGGTTTIIDFGIPRDAQETPLDAALNKKRLAAESRCDVALHGSVISWDETVPWQLEQLAAEGIRSVKMYTTNRGSTMADNDTILKVMREMVRLDGLTYIHAEHDAIITDCTEEHAADGLIGIEHLHRTRPELAEEISVKETLAMAEYTGAPVYFVHQSTPGAVDLVSEARTRGMEAYSETCPHYLTLDDTVYGSTFPEWYACCPPMRSAETVAALKERLSAGAIHTVSSDHSCYDLSQKRERTDDIRFMPHGLPGVETRMPVTFTALVTEAGGSVEDFVEVFSAGPARINALPSKGAIVEGFDADLVIFDPAAQRTVDGGALHMGTDFSPFEGETLNGWPAVVVSAGRVVLDTEGFHDPGPVGRFVARNGFTEHRDALSVPISASV, encoded by the coding sequence ATGATGTCCCAACTCCCAGACCTCGTGATCGCCAACGGCACGGTGGTGAACAGCTTCGGGCGGCAGGCCGCCCATGTCGTCGTCGACGCCGGCAAAGTCACCGCGCTGATCGACGCCGCCGAGCCCGTACCCGCCGCAAGCCGGACCATTGACGCTGCCGGCATGCTGGTCATCCCCGGTGGCGTGGACGGACACTGCCATGTAGCCCAGGTAACCGGCCGTTTCCGAACGCTGGACGATTACAACATCTCCTCCACAGCTGCTTTGTGGGGCGGAACCACCACCATCATCGACTTCGGCATCCCACGCGATGCCCAGGAAACCCCGTTGGATGCAGCCCTCAACAAGAAGCGCCTCGCCGCGGAATCCCGCTGCGATGTTGCCCTGCACGGCTCGGTGATCTCGTGGGACGAGACCGTGCCGTGGCAATTGGAACAGTTGGCTGCCGAGGGTATCCGGTCAGTGAAGATGTACACCACCAACCGCGGATCGACCATGGCGGACAACGACACCATCCTGAAGGTGATGCGTGAGATGGTGCGGCTGGACGGCCTGACCTACATCCACGCCGAGCACGACGCCATTATCACCGACTGCACGGAAGAGCACGCCGCGGACGGACTGATCGGTATCGAGCATCTGCACCGCACGCGGCCCGAGCTCGCCGAGGAGATTTCCGTGAAGGAAACCTTGGCCATGGCCGAGTACACGGGAGCTCCTGTGTACTTCGTGCACCAGTCCACACCCGGCGCGGTGGATCTGGTCAGCGAGGCCCGAACGCGGGGAATGGAGGCGTATTCCGAAACGTGCCCGCACTACCTGACCCTGGACGACACGGTCTACGGCTCGACTTTCCCTGAATGGTATGCCTGCTGCCCACCCATGCGCAGCGCCGAAACTGTAGCTGCGTTGAAGGAACGCCTCTCAGCGGGCGCCATCCACACCGTTTCCTCGGACCACTCCTGCTACGACCTCTCCCAGAAGCGGGAACGCACCGACGACATCCGCTTCATGCCCCACGGCCTGCCCGGCGTCGAGACCCGCATGCCTGTCACGTTCACTGCCCTGGTCACCGAGGCCGGTGGCTCCGTGGAGGACTTCGTTGAGGTCTTCTCGGCGGGCCCCGCCCGCATCAACGCGCTCCCTTCCAAGGGCGCAATCGTGGAGGGCTTCGACGCGGACCTGGTGATCTTCGATCCCGCCGCACAGCGAACCGTCGACGGCGGTGCGCTGCACATGGGGACTGATTTCTCACCTTTCGAAGGAGAAACGCTGAACGGTTGGCCCGCCGTCGTGGTCTCCGCCGGACGCGTGGTCCTCGATACCGAGGGCTTCCACGATCCCGGCCCCGTGGGCCGTTTCGTCGCGCGGAACGGTTTCACCGAGCACCGCGATGCCCTGTCCGTGCCCATTTCCGCTTCTGTCTAA
- a CDS encoding glucosamine-6-phosphate deaminase yields the protein MAEVIIVRDQEEAGSIAASLVVEQLQRKPDTVLGLATGSTPLSTYAALAATIRDMGLDVSQVRGFALDEYLGVPPEHPQSYRSVITSEVVVPLGLTPSLIHTPRGFGTGVQASGDEYESAILAAGGIDIQILGIGTNGHVGFNEPGSSLASTTRIKALAAQTRADNARFFGSPGDVPTHCVTQGLGTIQRARQLVLLAFGPAKASAVAAALDGPVSASVPGSIVQLHPRATVIVDEEAAALLQHADYHRMARAGVAGLGLG from the coding sequence ATGGCAGAAGTCATCATCGTCCGTGACCAGGAAGAGGCGGGAAGCATCGCAGCGTCCCTGGTCGTCGAGCAGCTGCAGCGCAAACCCGATACCGTCCTGGGACTGGCCACGGGCTCCACGCCTCTGTCCACTTATGCTGCTCTGGCCGCAACAATCCGGGACATGGGGCTGGACGTTTCACAGGTGCGTGGCTTCGCCTTGGACGAGTATCTGGGAGTGCCACCGGAGCACCCGCAGAGCTACCGCTCCGTCATCACGTCCGAAGTGGTTGTGCCGCTGGGGCTGACGCCATCCTTGATCCATACCCCTCGCGGTTTCGGGACGGGCGTCCAGGCTTCCGGGGACGAATACGAGTCCGCCATCCTCGCGGCCGGTGGCATCGACATTCAGATCCTGGGCATCGGCACCAACGGGCACGTGGGCTTCAATGAGCCGGGGTCCTCCCTTGCCTCGACCACGCGGATCAAAGCATTGGCTGCACAGACACGGGCGGACAACGCCAGGTTCTTCGGCTCTCCCGGGGACGTGCCCACTCACTGCGTCACCCAGGGCCTCGGCACCATTCAGCGTGCCAGGCAGCTGGTTCTGCTCGCGTTTGGACCCGCCAAGGCATCGGCCGTCGCTGCCGCCCTGGATGGTCCGGTTTCGGCGTCAGTCCCTGGTTCCATCGTCCAGCTCCACCCTCGTGCAACGGTGATCGTCGACGAGGAAGCAGCCGCCCTGCTGCAGCACGCCGATTACCACCGGATGGCCCGTGCCGGGGTGGCCGGGCTCGGGCTCGGGTAA
- a CDS encoding Re/Si-specific NAD(P)(+) transhydrogenase subunit alpha: MKAGIAREALDGERRVAATPETVKQLTGLGLDVEIESGAGVASGHSDADYQNAGAAVVPSLDLGTLDIYCHVRPMDPTTAGALRRGAVTVGLGSPSSELPTVRALAQGGITSFALELVPRISRAQSMDALTSQALVAGYRCVLEAAMRLPRFFPLYMTAAGTIPPARVLVLGAGVAGLQAIGTAKRLGARVSANDIRPASADEVASMGGTFIKLDLETAEASGGYARELSADRGALQRALLAPHVAQADVLITTAAVPGRRAPLLVSREMVQGMRAGSVVVDLAAESGGNVEGVIPGQDQHIPTADGQGTITLVGLKDPASAMPADASRLFAKNVSNLLALITKDGVVALDFDDEVVSGTCLTHDGVIRHAPTAEALAALAGETAGEVHGSEGAH; encoded by the coding sequence TTGAAAGCAGGCATTGCACGCGAGGCGCTCGACGGCGAGCGGCGGGTGGCGGCCACCCCGGAAACCGTCAAACAACTGACGGGGCTGGGACTTGACGTCGAGATCGAGTCAGGTGCCGGCGTCGCCTCCGGCCACAGCGACGCCGACTACCAAAACGCCGGTGCCGCCGTCGTCCCTTCCCTGGACCTCGGCACGCTCGACATCTACTGCCACGTTCGTCCCATGGATCCGACGACGGCGGGAGCCCTACGCCGGGGCGCCGTCACCGTGGGGCTGGGGTCGCCGTCGTCGGAGTTGCCCACCGTCCGCGCGCTCGCCCAAGGTGGCATCACGTCGTTCGCGCTTGAGCTGGTGCCCCGCATTTCCCGGGCACAGTCGATGGATGCGCTGACCTCGCAGGCCCTCGTTGCCGGCTACCGTTGTGTTCTCGAAGCAGCAATGCGCCTGCCCCGGTTCTTTCCCCTGTACATGACCGCCGCGGGGACCATCCCGCCGGCCCGCGTGCTCGTTTTGGGCGCAGGTGTGGCCGGGCTGCAGGCGATCGGCACGGCCAAGCGCCTTGGGGCCCGCGTCTCGGCCAACGACATCAGACCAGCCTCGGCCGACGAGGTCGCGTCAATGGGTGGCACCTTCATCAAACTCGACCTCGAAACCGCCGAGGCCTCGGGAGGATACGCCCGCGAGCTCAGTGCCGATCGGGGTGCGCTGCAGCGGGCCCTCCTCGCCCCGCACGTTGCCCAAGCAGACGTCCTCATCACCACCGCGGCAGTTCCCGGCAGGCGTGCGCCGCTGCTGGTGAGTCGCGAAATGGTGCAGGGCATGCGCGCCGGGTCCGTGGTAGTGGACCTCGCGGCGGAGTCCGGCGGCAACGTGGAGGGCGTCATTCCCGGGCAGGACCAGCACATCCCCACCGCTGACGGCCAGGGCACCATCACGCTGGTCGGCCTCAAGGATCCCGCGTCCGCCATGCCCGCCGATGCCTCCCGTCTCTTCGCCAAGAACGTCTCCAACCTGCTTGCGCTCATCACGAAGGACGGGGTGGTCGCCCTTGATTTCGACGACGAAGTGGTGTCAGGCACCTGCTTGACGCACGACGGCGTCATCCGGCACGCGCCCACGGCGGAAGCTCTCGCGGCGCTCGCCGGGGAGACGGCCGGGGAAGTACATGGATCGGAAGGAGCACACTGA
- a CDS encoding NAD(P) transhydrogenase subunit alpha, translating to MDGLSLLTITVLAVFVGFEVVSKVSSTLHTPLMSGANAIHGIILVGAIIVAGQAADIWVLVIALLAVVLATANLVGGFVVTDRMLEMFHGRRRPPSDVNPVGKAGRAAEGRRP from the coding sequence ATGGATGGCCTGAGCTTGCTGACGATCACAGTGCTGGCGGTTTTCGTGGGATTCGAGGTGGTCTCCAAGGTCTCCAGCACCCTGCACACGCCTCTGATGTCCGGGGCCAACGCCATCCACGGCATCATCCTGGTGGGCGCGATCATCGTGGCGGGACAGGCGGCTGACATCTGGGTCCTGGTTATCGCGCTCCTGGCCGTGGTCCTCGCGACGGCCAACCTCGTCGGTGGCTTCGTGGTGACAGACCGCATGCTGGAGATGTTCCACGGAAGGCGGCGACCGCCGTCGGACGTTAACCCGGTGGGGAAGGCAGGCCGGGCAGCAGAGGGACGCCGACCGTGA
- a CDS encoding aspartate/glutamate racemase family protein translates to MPTLDRPTRIGMIVPSSNTCLEPQTYRILGERRDVTVHSTRIPVTRIALDDSSDKQFDATVMRDAAELLATANVDVIAWNGTSGSWLGAEHDHAIVREITEATGIPATTSTLAYLAAFEAFSTERIGLFTPYTADVNDAVIASYAREGIKTIDHRHLDLSDNESFARVTDQEMLPGSLELAASHPDALVYLCTNLYGANITAEVEARTGVPVLDSVAVTLWHALKLAGAPLLDPKWGRLLA, encoded by the coding sequence ATGCCTACCCTTGACCGACCCACCCGCATCGGCATGATTGTGCCGTCCTCCAACACCTGCCTTGAACCGCAGACGTACCGGATTCTCGGCGAGCGCCGGGACGTCACCGTCCACTCCACGCGCATTCCCGTCACCCGCATTGCCCTGGATGATTCCTCGGACAAGCAATTCGATGCCACCGTGATGCGCGACGCCGCGGAACTCCTCGCCACCGCGAATGTGGATGTCATCGCTTGGAACGGGACCTCGGGTTCCTGGCTTGGAGCTGAACACGACCACGCGATCGTCCGCGAGATCACCGAAGCCACCGGCATCCCCGCCACCACCTCGACTCTGGCCTATCTGGCCGCATTTGAGGCGTTCAGCACCGAGCGGATTGGGCTCTTCACCCCGTACACGGCGGACGTGAACGACGCCGTGATCGCTTCCTACGCCCGAGAGGGCATCAAAACCATAGACCACAGGCATCTGGATCTCAGCGACAACGAATCTTTTGCCCGGGTGACGGACCAGGAGATGCTGCCCGGCTCCCTCGAACTGGCCGCATCGCATCCGGATGCCTTGGTGTACCTCTGCACCAACCTGTACGGCGCCAACATCACGGCGGAGGTGGAGGCCCGCACCGGAGTACCCGTTCTCGATTCCGTGGCGGTCACCCTCTGGCATGCCCTGAAGCTGGCCGGGGCACCGCTGCTGGACCCGAAGTGGGGCCGGCTGCTGGCATAG
- a CDS encoding LacI family DNA-binding transcriptional regulator, whose protein sequence is MLSGERHAKILRELELRGTLTVNEFAAKTGLSTMTIRRDLTQLAGQGLLRRVHGGAVRNASERSGEAEYRRSRQPLATLGLIVPTTGYYFPEIIRGAEAAARTLNARLILGVSNYSVEDEYRQLQRVVANSVDGILLASAGPVEPGSPTFELLAGLKIPVVLVERSSRAFESVMSDHSYGAELAMEHLAAQGHRRIALAVAKSPTAPWLKESHARMVAKLGLESDAPVMEYDRLGPVGGNNQAEFSRFLKDCRRTGTTAALVLPDEEAITLIHLAEESGMEVPQDFAIVAYDDEVAELAAVPLTSIAPPKRDVGHAAVTMCMERLAGKQGAGLSPALRRVNLAPKLIVRESSRTAEEE, encoded by the coding sequence ATGCTCAGCGGAGAACGCCACGCGAAGATCCTGCGCGAGCTGGAACTGCGCGGAACACTGACCGTGAACGAGTTTGCCGCCAAGACCGGGCTTTCCACCATGACCATCCGCCGGGACCTGACGCAGCTGGCCGGACAAGGCTTGTTGCGTCGGGTCCATGGCGGGGCAGTCAGGAATGCTTCCGAGCGTTCCGGGGAGGCCGAGTACAGGAGATCCCGGCAGCCCCTTGCCACGCTCGGGCTGATCGTGCCGACCACGGGCTACTACTTTCCGGAGATCATCCGTGGAGCAGAAGCCGCAGCCCGGACCTTGAACGCCCGGCTCATTCTGGGTGTCAGCAACTACTCTGTGGAGGACGAGTACCGGCAACTCCAGCGGGTTGTGGCCAACTCGGTGGACGGTATCCTTCTGGCCTCGGCCGGTCCCGTGGAGCCGGGATCGCCGACGTTCGAGCTGTTGGCAGGGCTCAAGATTCCTGTAGTCCTGGTGGAACGGTCCAGCCGGGCATTTGAGTCCGTGATGTCTGATCACAGCTATGGCGCAGAGCTGGCCATGGAGCACTTGGCCGCGCAGGGGCACCGCAGGATTGCACTCGCCGTCGCAAAGAGCCCTACCGCGCCATGGCTCAAGGAGAGCCACGCGCGGATGGTCGCCAAGCTGGGACTCGAGAGCGACGCGCCCGTCATGGAATATGACCGGCTTGGCCCGGTTGGTGGAAACAATCAAGCAGAGTTCTCCCGGTTCCTGAAGGACTGCCGGCGGACAGGTACCACCGCCGCGCTGGTGCTCCCGGACGAGGAAGCCATCACGCTGATCCACCTTGCGGAGGAGTCCGGAATGGAGGTGCCGCAGGACTTCGCCATCGTGGCTTATGACGACGAAGTGGCTGAGCTGGCAGCTGTGCCGTTGACCTCGATTGCGCCGCCCAAGCGGGATGTCGGCCATGCCGCCGTCACCATGTGCATGGAGCGGCTGGCTGGCAAACAGGGGGCCGGTCTCTCTCCAGCCCTGCGCCGGGTGAACCTGGCGCCGAAGCTCATTGTGCGGGAGTCGTCGAGGACGGCCGAAGAGGAATAG